A region from the Chlamydiales bacterium genome encodes:
- the tal gene encoding transaldolase: MNKLEQLKKMTVVVSDTGEFGEIKKYHPTDATTNPSLIFAAASMAEYQPLLKDAVAYGKKLGKTRDEQKRLVLDKVFVNFGLEILKIVPGRVSTEVDARLSFDVKGSVEKARTLIKLYEAAGIDRKRVLIKLASTWEGIQACAELEKEGIHCNMTLMFSLPQAIGCADAKATLISPFVGRILDWYKKHEGKESYPPAEDPGVLSVQQIYNYYKKMGVKTQIMGASFRNVDEIIELAGCDLLTIAPKLLEELQKAEGTINRKLDAEASKKMNIDKIEMDEKTFRWMFNENAMANDKLAEGIRNFSKDIVKLEKLIEQML, from the coding sequence ATGAACAAGTTAGAGCAGCTCAAGAAGATGACCGTCGTCGTTTCAGATACTGGCGAATTTGGAGAGATCAAAAAATACCACCCCACCGATGCCACCACAAACCCCTCCCTCATCTTCGCTGCCGCCTCCATGGCTGAGTATCAGCCACTTCTAAAGGACGCAGTTGCCTATGGAAAGAAGCTCGGCAAAACGCGAGATGAGCAGAAGAGACTCGTGCTCGATAAGGTCTTTGTCAACTTTGGTCTTGAAATTCTAAAAATCGTCCCTGGACGAGTTTCAACAGAGGTCGATGCTCGCCTCTCTTTTGATGTGAAAGGAAGCGTTGAAAAAGCGAGAACGCTCATTAAATTGTACGAAGCTGCGGGAATCGATCGCAAACGCGTTCTTATTAAGCTCGCCTCCACTTGGGAAGGGATCCAAGCTTGTGCTGAGCTGGAGAAAGAGGGCATCCACTGCAATATGACCCTGATGTTTAGCCTTCCACAGGCGATCGGCTGTGCAGATGCGAAAGCGACCCTTATCTCCCCTTTCGTCGGCCGAATCCTCGACTGGTATAAAAAACACGAGGGAAAGGAGTCCTACCCTCCTGCAGAAGACCCAGGCGTTCTCTCCGTACAACAGATCTACAACTATTATAAAAAGATGGGTGTAAAAACTCAGATCATGGGGGCTAGCTTCCGCAACGTCGATGAGATCATCGAACTAGCCGGCTGCGACCTGCTTACCATCGCTCCAAAGCTTTTAGAAGAGCTTCAGAAGGCTGAGGGCACCATCAACAGAAAACTCGATGCCGAAGCTTCGAAAAAAATGAACATCGACAAGATCGAGATGGATGAGAAGACCTTCCGCTGGATGTTTAATGAGAATGCGATGGCCAACGACAAGCTCGCAGAGGGCATTCGCAACTTTAGCAAGGATATCGTGAAGCTCGAAAAACTCATCGAACAGATGCTTTAA
- the rpoC gene encoding DNA-directed RNA polymerase subunit beta', translating to MFMAEEEFKTSQFDQLTIKIASEDVIRNEWSRGEIKKPETINYRTFKPEKGGLFCEKIFGPTRDWECACGKYKKIKHKGIVCDRCGVEVTLSKVRRERMAHIELAVPVVHIWFFKTMPSRIGNILGMTTSDLERVIYYEEYVVVDPGRTTLERKQLLNDAEYREAQEKWGTDAFVAKMGGEAVSQLLEKEDLDALVTDLKDKLRKTKSMQARMKLAKRLKIVEGFTSSPNRPDWMVIAAVPVIPPDLRPLVPLDGGRFATSDLNDLYRRVINRNNRLKSILKLKTPDVIVRNEKRMLQEAVDALFDNGRHGHPVMGAGNRPLKALSEMLKGKQGRFRQNLLGKRVDYSGRSVIIVGPELKFNQCGLPKQMALELFEPFIVKRLKDLGYVYTIRSAKKMIQRQAPEVWDVLDEIIKGHPVLLNRAPTLHRLGIQAFEPVLIEGRALRIHPLVCTAFNADFDGDQMAVHVPLSIEAQLEAKLLMMAPDNIFLPSSGKPAAVPSQDMILGLYYLMYDPTYVPEEHGQKTKIFRNAEEVLLSLHSGGSYNRFEKGIKEGERRDELGRGLRIHEKIKLKLESGIIETTPGRVLFNTIVPKELGFQNYSLRKKKMSELVLETYKKVGLEATVRFLDNLKNLGFAESTKAALSMGVCDVRIPANKAKVIEAAYAKIELVKRQYEDGIITDGERKSKIISVWTEVSDVLSEELFKLISEPKAAELNPLFLMMDSGARGTKTQVKQLGALRGLMAKPSGEIIESPITASFREGLRVLEYFISSHGARKGLADTALKTADSGYLTRRLVDVAQDVIVTEADCGTLSGIEVAAIKQGQEELLPIKDRIFGRTVCDDLYQPGDSKKMLAKAGDVITVRQAEAIDDAGIESVRIRSALTCESRRGVCTKCYGINLAVGSVVGLGEAVGIIAAQSIGEPGTQLTMRTFHLGGIASANVSPELIVEQEGILIYMNLRVVQNEEGAWLVLNKNGTLHIVRDEGRSLDEYKKLLSTKSIEPLQTFTVELGTKILLTDGAKVKKGVKIALWEQHNVPIICERPGYVKYEDLVEGISTQRDVNKQTGQTELVVKQHRGELHPQIVIYADPECTELVGTYGIPSGAFISVQEGQYVSAGMLLARLPRGAIKTKDITGGLPRVAELFEARKPKDAAEIAKIDGVVDFRGIQKNKRIVVVRDEETGMEEEHLIPLTKHLIIQRGDHVVKGQQLTDGLVVPHEILEICGVRELQKYLVNQVQEVYRLQGVDINDKHIEIIVRQMLQKVRVTDPGDTTFLYGEDVDKKNFHNQNRKVIEEGGRPSQAAPVLLGITKASLGTDSFVSAASFQETTRVLTEAATEGKTDYLLDFKANLIMGHMIPGGTGFWEYQNRVKKNVDRDVEERLEFAFED from the coding sequence ATGTTCATGGCAGAAGAAGAGTTTAAAACGTCTCAGTTCGACCAGCTCACCATTAAGATCGCTTCCGAAGATGTGATACGCAATGAGTGGTCGCGAGGTGAGATCAAGAAACCGGAGACCATCAACTACCGCACATTTAAACCTGAAAAAGGCGGGCTGTTCTGCGAAAAGATTTTCGGTCCTACACGCGACTGGGAGTGTGCTTGCGGAAAATACAAGAAGATTAAACACAAGGGCATTGTCTGCGACAGATGCGGCGTCGAGGTAACACTCTCTAAAGTTAGACGCGAGAGAATGGCTCACATCGAGCTCGCAGTTCCTGTTGTGCATATCTGGTTCTTTAAAACGATGCCTTCTCGCATCGGCAATATTCTCGGTATGACCACGAGCGATCTCGAGCGCGTCATCTACTACGAAGAGTATGTCGTTGTCGATCCAGGTCGTACGACTCTGGAGAGAAAGCAGCTTCTGAACGATGCTGAATACCGCGAAGCTCAAGAGAAGTGGGGCACAGATGCCTTTGTCGCAAAAATGGGCGGCGAGGCTGTAAGCCAACTTCTTGAAAAAGAAGATTTGGACGCTCTCGTTACGGATCTGAAAGACAAGCTGCGCAAGACCAAGTCTATGCAAGCGCGGATGAAGCTCGCAAAGAGACTGAAGATTGTAGAGGGATTTACCTCATCTCCTAACCGTCCAGACTGGATGGTTATCGCTGCAGTTCCGGTCATTCCACCAGATCTACGTCCTCTCGTTCCCCTAGATGGCGGGCGTTTTGCGACCTCGGATCTGAATGATCTCTATCGCCGCGTAATCAACCGTAACAATCGTCTAAAATCGATCTTGAAGCTCAAAACTCCTGATGTGATTGTGCGCAACGAAAAGCGCATGCTCCAGGAAGCTGTCGATGCTCTCTTCGATAACGGTCGTCACGGGCACCCTGTAATGGGCGCAGGTAACAGACCTCTTAAAGCTCTTTCAGAGATGTTGAAAGGTAAGCAGGGTCGTTTCCGTCAGAATCTACTCGGTAAGCGCGTAGACTATTCTGGCCGCTCTGTAATTATCGTCGGTCCTGAGCTGAAGTTTAACCAGTGCGGTCTGCCAAAGCAGATGGCTCTTGAGCTTTTTGAACCGTTTATTGTTAAGCGTCTTAAAGATCTCGGTTACGTCTACACAATTCGCTCTGCGAAGAAGATGATTCAGAGACAGGCCCCAGAGGTATGGGACGTTCTTGATGAGATCATTAAGGGACATCCGGTTCTTCTAAACCGAGCTCCAACACTTCACAGACTGGGTATCCAGGCTTTCGAACCTGTTCTGATCGAGGGACGAGCGCTCCGCATTCACCCTCTCGTTTGTACGGCCTTTAACGCCGACTTCGACGGTGACCAGATGGCGGTTCACGTGCCTCTATCTATTGAAGCACAGCTAGAAGCTAAACTACTGATGATGGCGCCAGATAATATCTTCCTGCCTTCATCAGGTAAGCCAGCAGCAGTGCCTTCGCAGGATATGATCTTGGGTCTCTACTACCTGATGTACGATCCAACCTATGTCCCAGAAGAGCATGGCCAGAAGACAAAAATCTTTAGAAATGCGGAAGAGGTTCTCCTCTCTCTCCACTCGGGCGGAAGCTATAACCGTTTTGAGAAGGGAATAAAAGAGGGAGAGAGACGCGACGAGTTAGGCAGAGGTCTTCGCATTCATGAGAAGATCAAGTTGAAGCTCGAGAGCGGCATTATTGAGACAACCCCAGGGCGCGTTCTTTTCAATACCATTGTTCCTAAAGAGCTCGGCTTCCAGAACTACTCTCTTCGCAAGAAGAAGATGAGTGAACTGGTACTCGAAACTTATAAGAAAGTGGGTCTTGAAGCGACTGTTCGTTTCCTTGACAATCTCAAAAACCTAGGCTTCGCGGAATCGACAAAAGCTGCTCTCTCAATGGGAGTCTGCGACGTTCGAATTCCTGCAAACAAAGCGAAAGTTATTGAAGCTGCCTATGCGAAAATTGAGCTGGTCAAGCGCCAGTACGAAGATGGTATCATCACAGATGGCGAGCGCAAATCTAAGATCATCAGCGTCTGGACGGAAGTTTCGGATGTTCTTTCAGAGGAGCTATTTAAGCTGATCTCTGAGCCGAAGGCTGCGGAGTTAAACCCGCTCTTCCTGATGATGGATTCTGGTGCCCGCGGTACAAAAACGCAGGTTAAGCAGCTTGGAGCGCTTCGCGGTCTGATGGCTAAGCCGTCAGGGGAGATTATCGAATCTCCGATTACAGCGAGCTTCCGAGAAGGCTTGCGCGTTCTTGAGTACTTCATCTCCTCGCACGGTGCTCGTAAGGGTCTTGCCGATACCGCTCTTAAAACAGCTGACTCTGGCTACTTGACTCGAAGACTTGTCGACGTTGCACAGGATGTGATCGTAACAGAAGCAGATTGCGGAACTCTCAGTGGTATCGAAGTAGCTGCAATTAAGCAGGGCCAGGAAGAGCTTCTTCCAATTAAAGATAGAATCTTTGGACGTACAGTCTGCGACGATCTCTATCAGCCCGGCGATAGCAAGAAGATGCTCGCAAAAGCTGGCGATGTAATCACAGTTCGCCAAGCTGAAGCGATCGATGATGCGGGAATTGAGTCGGTGAGAATCCGCTCAGCTCTCACTTGCGAATCTAGACGCGGCGTCTGCACCAAGTGCTACGGCATTAACCTCGCTGTCGGCTCTGTAGTTGGTCTGGGTGAAGCGGTGGGTATCATCGCTGCTCAGTCGATTGGAGAACCTGGAACGCAGCTCACGATGAGAACGTTCCACTTGGGAGGTATCGCTTCTGCAAACGTAAGCCCAGAGCTTATTGTCGAGCAAGAGGGTATCCTCATCTACATGAATCTGCGCGTTGTGCAGAACGAAGAGGGCGCATGGCTTGTACTCAACAAGAACGGCACTCTCCACATCGTTCGCGATGAGGGACGCAGCTTAGATGAGTATAAGAAGCTTCTCAGCACGAAGTCGATCGAGCCTCTACAGACCTTTACCGTTGAACTCGGCACGAAGATTCTTCTGACCGACGGCGCTAAGGTGAAGAAGGGTGTTAAGATCGCCCTTTGGGAGCAGCATAACGTTCCAATTATTTGCGAACGCCCAGGTTATGTAAAATATGAAGATCTTGTTGAAGGGATCTCGACCCAGCGCGATGTGAACAAGCAGACCGGTCAGACCGAGCTGGTTGTGAAGCAGCACCGTGGAGAGCTCCATCCTCAGATCGTCATCTACGCAGATCCTGAATGCACAGAGCTCGTTGGAACCTATGGAATTCCTTCAGGAGCCTTCATTTCGGTTCAAGAGGGGCAGTATGTTTCAGCAGGTATGCTGTTGGCAAGACTCCCTCGCGGCGCGATTAAGACAAAGGACATCACCGGGGGTCTTCCTCGTGTGGCTGAACTCTTTGAAGCTCGCAAACCTAAAGATGCGGCAGAAATTGCCAAAATCGATGGCGTTGTCGACTTCCGCGGCATCCAGAAGAACAAGCGTATTGTCGTTGTTCGAGATGAGGAGACGGGAATGGAAGAGGAGCACCTCATTCCGCTCACAAAGCACCTTATCATCCAGCGCGGCGACCACGTTGTGAAAGGCCAGCAGTTGACCGATGGTCTTGTTGTTCCTCACGAGATTCTGGAAATTTGCGGAGTTCGAGAGCTTCAGAAGTATCTCGTTAACCAGGTGCAAGAGGTCTATCGCCTACAGGGTGTGGACATCAACGATAAGCACATCGAGATCATCGTTCGCCAGATGCTCCAGAAAGTCCGTGTTACCGATCCGGGCGATACTACCTTCCTGTATGGTGAAGATGTGGATAAGAAGAACTTCCACAACCAGAACAGAAAAGTTATCGAAGAGGGTGGAAGACCGTCACAAGCGGCACCAGTTCTCCTCGGTATCACCAAGGCTTCTCTTGGAACCGACTCGTTCGTCTCTGCGGCATCGTTCCAAGAGACAACACGTGTTCTTACAGAAGCTGCGACAGAAGGTAAGACCGACTACCTGCTCGACTTTAAAGCTAACCTAATCATGGGACACATGATTCCTGGCGGTACCGGCTTCTGGGAGTACCAGAACCGCGTCAAGAAGAACGTCGACCGCGATGTGGAAGAGCGCCTGGAGTTTGCTTTCGAAGACTAA
- the rpoB gene encoding DNA-directed RNA polymerase subunit beta translates to MLKRPPQRVSSKATEEIIDLPNLIEVQIKSYHQFLQAHLLPHERLNVGLQEVFTEIFPIKSYDEKTILEFLAYSLGVPKYTPEECIRRGITFNVTLKVKFRLTDETGIKEEEVYMGTIPVMTDKGTFIINGAERVIVSQLHRSPGIAFEQERHPKGMMIYSFRIIPYRGSWLEGAFDTNDLIYIYIDRKKRRRKILATSFIRTLGYSSDADIIEEFFSTVKVKIRSDKDFPKLVGKILAEDVVDEESGVVYGKASEKLTTAMLKRMLDASVAAVRIAEDADETSPVIKMLAKDTTDSYESALKEFYRKIRPGEPATLSNARSAIMRLFFDPKRYNLGRVGRYKLNRKLGLETSDEELANVTLRKEDVIGAIKYLIRLKKGDEAANVDDIDHLGNRRVRSVGELIQNQCRIGLARMEKIIKERVNLFDFSSDTLTPGKIVSAKGLAGVLKDFFGRSQLSQFMDQANPIAELTHKRRLSSLGPGGLNRERAGFEVRDVHPSHYGRICPIETPEGPNIGLITSLSAFAKINEFGFIETPYRMVRDGVVIDEIEYMTADQEENCVIAQASAPLDEHNMFVEPICWARFKGESLKIETEKVTHMDVSPKQLVSIVTGLIPFLEHDDANRALMGSNMQRQAVPLLITDAPIVGTGLELRSARDSGAVVVAEENGVVEYVDGYKIVVASAANPLNKKTYVLRKFLRSNSGSCINQTPLCSVGDKVKAGDVIADGPSTDKGEIALGKNVLVAFMPWCGYNYEDAILISEKLLREDYYTSIYLEEFELTARDTKLGKEEITRDIPNVSEEALANLGEDGIIRIGAEVKTGDILVGKITPKSETELAPEERLLRAIFGEKAADVKDASLTVPPGTAGVVMDVKVFSRRDRLSKTDDELVEEASRVKDIHHDYKAKEAELLIEFHEKLGALLLGEVSPGHIMHRKTGEVLIKSGETITQDMIETLESEKAEDLLMSDHEVYNTLKALLREYDVALQTLQSQHKTEVEFTRKGDIELDPGVIRQVKVYIASKRKLEVGDKMAGRHGNKGVVSKIVPEGDMPYLSNGQSIEMILNPLGVPSRMNMGQLLETHLGFAARKAGIYVKSSVFEGFPESRIWQMMREQNLPADGKMFLYDGRSGERFDNRVVVGYIYMLKLSHLVADKIHARSIGPYSLVTQQPLGGKAQMGGQRFGEMEVWALEAYGAAHLLQEMLTVKSDDVAGRTRIYESIVKGDNILCAGTPESFNVLVKEMQGLCLDVRPEHAKKD, encoded by the coding sequence ATGTTAAAAAGGCCCCCTCAACGGGTAAGTTCTAAAGCTACGGAAGAGATCATTGATCTTCCTAACCTGATTGAAGTACAGATTAAATCCTACCATCAGTTCTTGCAGGCGCATCTGCTGCCGCATGAGCGTTTAAATGTAGGGCTTCAAGAAGTTTTTACAGAGATCTTCCCTATCAAGTCCTATGACGAGAAGACGATTTTAGAGTTTCTCGCTTATAGCCTAGGTGTTCCTAAATACACCCCAGAAGAGTGTATCCGTCGCGGAATCACTTTCAACGTCACACTCAAAGTCAAATTTCGGCTTACAGATGAGACGGGTATTAAAGAGGAAGAGGTCTATATGGGAACTATTCCCGTAATGACCGACAAGGGTACCTTTATCATCAACGGAGCTGAACGTGTAATCGTATCTCAGCTGCACCGTTCTCCTGGTATCGCTTTTGAGCAAGAGCGTCATCCGAAAGGAATGATGATCTACTCCTTTAGAATTATCCCTTATCGCGGAAGCTGGCTTGAAGGCGCGTTTGACACTAATGATCTTATTTACATCTATATCGATCGCAAAAAACGCAGACGCAAGATTCTTGCTACCTCGTTTATCCGTACTCTTGGTTACTCATCAGATGCAGATATTATTGAAGAGTTTTTTAGCACAGTTAAGGTCAAGATCCGTTCCGATAAAGACTTTCCTAAGCTGGTCGGAAAAATTCTCGCAGAAGATGTCGTCGACGAAGAGAGCGGCGTAGTCTATGGAAAGGCTTCTGAGAAGCTGACAACAGCAATGCTTAAGCGCATGCTCGATGCGTCGGTTGCCGCTGTTCGTATCGCTGAAGATGCTGATGAGACTAGCCCTGTTATTAAGATGCTTGCAAAAGATACGACAGACTCCTACGAGTCGGCTCTAAAAGAGTTCTACAGGAAGATCCGCCCAGGCGAGCCTGCAACTCTATCTAACGCAAGATCTGCAATTATGAGACTCTTCTTCGATCCTAAACGTTACAATTTAGGACGCGTAGGAAGATATAAATTGAATCGAAAACTCGGACTCGAAACTTCTGACGAAGAGCTAGCAAACGTCACTCTGCGTAAAGAAGATGTTATCGGCGCGATCAAGTACCTGATTCGCTTAAAGAAAGGCGATGAGGCAGCAAACGTCGATGACATTGATCATTTGGGCAATAGACGTGTACGTTCTGTTGGAGAGCTTATCCAGAACCAGTGCCGTATCGGCCTTGCGAGAATGGAGAAGATTATTAAAGAGAGAGTCAACCTATTCGACTTCTCTTCCGATACTCTGACTCCAGGCAAGATCGTCTCTGCGAAGGGACTTGCTGGCGTTCTGAAAGACTTCTTCGGCCGCTCTCAACTCTCTCAGTTCATGGACCAGGCCAACCCAATTGCCGAGCTGACGCACAAACGCCGTCTCTCTTCTCTCGGGCCAGGCGGTCTTAACAGAGAAAGAGCTGGATTTGAAGTGCGCGACGTTCATCCTAGCCACTATGGAAGGATCTGCCCGATTGAGACCCCAGAAGGTCCAAACATCGGTCTTATCACCTCTCTCTCTGCGTTCGCTAAGATTAACGAGTTCGGCTTCATCGAGACCCCTTATCGCATGGTTCGTGACGGGGTTGTCATCGATGAGATCGAGTATATGACAGCTGACCAAGAGGAGAACTGTGTGATCGCTCAGGCCTCTGCGCCTCTTGACGAACATAACATGTTTGTCGAGCCGATCTGCTGGGCACGCTTTAAAGGCGAGTCGTTAAAGATCGAGACTGAAAAAGTGACGCACATGGACGTCTCTCCAAAGCAGCTCGTATCGATTGTAACGGGTCTAATTCCCTTCCTCGAGCACGATGATGCGAACCGCGCGCTGATGGGATCGAACATGCAAAGGCAAGCAGTGCCTCTACTCATCACTGATGCGCCGATTGTAGGAACAGGTCTTGAGCTGCGCTCAGCGCGCGACTCCGGAGCTGTTGTCGTTGCGGAAGAGAATGGAGTTGTAGAGTATGTCGACGGCTACAAGATCGTCGTCGCATCTGCTGCTAACCCGCTCAATAAGAAGACCTATGTTTTAAGAAAGTTCCTTCGCTCCAACTCAGGAAGCTGCATCAACCAGACGCCGCTCTGCTCAGTAGGAGACAAGGTAAAAGCAGGGGATGTCATCGCGGACGGACCTTCTACAGATAAAGGAGAGATCGCTCTCGGTAAGAACGTGCTTGTGGCATTCATGCCCTGGTGCGGTTACAACTACGAGGATGCGATCCTTATCTCTGAGAAGCTGCTGAGAGAGGACTACTACACCTCTATCTACCTCGAAGAGTTTGAACTTACTGCACGTGATACTAAGCTCGGCAAAGAGGAGATCACACGCGATATTCCTAACGTTTCGGAAGAGGCGCTTGCTAACCTAGGCGAAGATGGGATTATCCGCATCGGCGCTGAGGTGAAGACAGGGGATATTCTCGTTGGAAAGATCACACCGAAATCTGAGACAGAACTTGCTCCTGAAGAGCGTCTTCTCAGAGCGATCTTCGGCGAGAAAGCAGCTGATGTTAAAGATGCTTCTCTTACAGTTCCTCCAGGAACTGCCGGCGTTGTAATGGATGTTAAAGTCTTCAGCCGTAGAGATCGTCTCTCTAAAACGGATGACGAGCTCGTTGAAGAGGCGAGCCGCGTGAAGGATATCCACCACGACTACAAAGCAAAAGAAGCTGAACTGCTAATCGAGTTCCACGAGAAGCTCGGAGCTCTTCTCCTCGGAGAGGTCTCTCCTGGCCACATCATGCATCGCAAGACTGGAGAGGTCCTCATTAAGTCTGGCGAGACGATTACTCAGGATATGATCGAAACTCTTGAGAGTGAGAAAGCAGAAGACCTGCTCATGTCAGATCATGAAGTGTACAATACGCTTAAAGCTCTGCTCCGTGAGTATGATGTCGCACTGCAGACATTGCAGTCTCAGCACAAGACAGAAGTTGAATTTACCCGAAAAGGGGATATCGAGCTCGATCCTGGCGTCATCCGCCAAGTGAAGGTCTATATCGCTTCGAAGCGTAAGCTCGAAGTGGGCGATAAGATGGCAGGACGCCACGGTAACAAGGGCGTTGTTTCCAAAATTGTCCCCGAAGGCGATATGCCATACTTATCAAACGGGCAGTCGATCGAGATGATTTTGAATCCTCTCGGCGTACCTTCTCGTATGAATATGGGTCAGCTTCTCGAGACGCACCTAGGTTTTGCAGCTAGAAAGGCTGGAATCTATGTGAAGAGCTCGGTGTTTGAAGGCTTCCCAGAGTCGCGCATCTGGCAGATGATGCGTGAACAGAACCTTCCAGCTGATGGAAAGATGTTCCTCTATGACGGAAGATCAGGCGAGCGCTTTGATAACCGCGTCGTCGTTGGATACATTTACATGCTCAAACTGAGCCACCTTGTCGCAGACAAGATCCACGCTCGTTCGATTGGACCCTACTCCCTTGTTACCCAGCAGCCGCTCGGTGGTAAGGCTCAGATGGGGGGACAGCGATTCGGGGAGATGGAGGTGTGGGCGCTCGAGGCTTATGGAGCAGCGCATCTTCTCCAAGAGATGCTAACGGTTAAGTCGGACGATGTCGCCGGCCGTACCCGCATCTACGAGTCGATTGTGAAAGGGGATAACATCTTGTGTGCTGGAACACCTGAATCTTTCAACGTACTTGTGAAAGAGATGCAGGGTCTGTGCTTAGATGTACGTCCAGAGCACGCAAAGAAAGATTAA
- the rplL gene encoding 50S ribosomal protein L7/L12, which translates to MSTQNVEQLVEALSQLSVLDMSKLKAALEDKWGVKAAAAAAPMMVAAAPQAAAGAAASESTEFKVTLEETPADKKIGVIKVVREATGLGLKEAKDLVDGAPKVLKESCAKAEAEEISKKVAAAGGKVTLTGL; encoded by the coding sequence GTGAGTACACAAAACGTAGAACAACTGGTAGAAGCTCTAAGCCAACTCAGCGTGTTGGATATGTCAAAACTGAAAGCAGCTTTAGAAGACAAGTGGGGCGTAAAAGCCGCTGCTGCTGCTGCACCGATGATGGTTGCTGCTGCACCTCAAGCTGCTGCAGGCGCTGCTGCTTCTGAGTCAACTGAATTCAAAGTGACTCTCGAAGAGACTCCAGCTGACAAGAAGATCGGCGTAATTAAAGTCGTTCGCGAAGCTACAGGTCTTGGACTGAAAGAAGCGAAAGATCTCGTCGACGGCGCTCCAAAAGTTCTCAAAGAGAGCTGTGCGAAAGCTGAAGCTGAAGAGATCTCTAAGAAAGTTGCAGCTGCTGGCGGAAAAGTAACGCTAACTGGTCTGTAA
- a CDS encoding 50S ribosomal protein L10 has protein sequence MRPEKQLLLDEIKQKIDSSKAFVLTKYSRLSPNVSAHFRQSLGKSGGSFEVVRKRILIKAAQAAGISLDGETLKGHIGVVFADADVVQTTKAFYEFSKENAEVFQVLGGQFEGKIVSAKDVEQISKLPSQLEMRAQFLATLEAPLGQTLAVMQALLTSVIYCVENKSQSSS, from the coding sequence ATGAGACCAGAAAAACAACTGCTTCTAGATGAAATTAAACAGAAGATCGACAGCTCTAAAGCTTTCGTTCTAACAAAGTATAGCCGTTTGAGCCCAAACGTATCTGCTCATTTTAGGCAGTCGCTTGGTAAGTCAGGTGGTAGCTTTGAAGTCGTACGCAAACGCATTCTAATAAAAGCTGCACAGGCCGCTGGGATTAGTTTGGATGGTGAGACTCTCAAAGGTCATATCGGGGTTGTCTTTGCAGATGCTGACGTTGTGCAAACAACAAAAGCTTTCTACGAGTTCTCGAAAGAGAATGCAGAGGTATTTCAAGTTCTCGGTGGACAATTTGAAGGGAAGATCGTTTCTGCTAAAGATGTAGAGCAGATTTCGAAGCTCCCATCTCAACTCGAGATGCGCGCGCAATTCCTAGCTACACTGGAAGCTCCATTAGGTCAGACTCTTGCCGTTATGCAGGCACTTCTGACAAGTGTTATTTATTGCGTAGAAAACAAGAGTCAAAGCAGCTCATAA